Proteins encoded within one genomic window of Formosa agariphila KMM 3901:
- a CDS encoding IS1182 family transposase, giving the protein MKFIPGKDRKQTCLFPVSLDDSIDSENSVRSIDQFVDSLNLAELGFRSDFTENGPPAYNPAVLLKLYIYGYMNRIRSSRQLEKECRRNIEVMWLLESLAPDHNTISNFRKDNAKAIKKVFFATVQIARNFGLIGATLIAGDSTKFRAQNSKKNNFNKKKIQRHIDYIDNKLEQYNKALEQSDSENEKEKIKKDIDKHQGRRKEYEKLNAQLKASEEPQISTSDPDIKHLIVRNNITEVAYCVQSTVDADHNIPFDYLVTNKNDSKAMGQMLQRAKTILGTNTFTVLYDKGYHTGSEFKTANKLGIKTLVAIPGIGRASQAPDPNYNSEHFKYNKENDTYTCPEGNILKSNGSTYKGRNYRFKQYKTNKCKACPARALCTTSKVNGKVVQRSEFHKYIEANAKSVLQNPDAYKKRQAIVEHPYGTIKRQWSFDHIMTKKTIQRASADVGFMFIAYNLKRIWNIIRKTNTPRVQAHRSLIRLFTAILTSFEEP; this is encoded by the coding sequence ATGAAATTCATACCTGGAAAAGACCGAAAACAGACCTGTCTTTTTCCTGTTTCTCTTGATGATTCAATAGATTCCGAGAATAGCGTAAGGTCTATAGATCAATTTGTAGATTCACTTAACCTTGCTGAACTTGGATTCCGTTCAGACTTTACCGAAAACGGTCCTCCTGCCTATAACCCAGCTGTTCTTCTCAAACTTTACATCTACGGATACATGAACCGTATTCGTTCTTCAAGACAATTAGAAAAAGAATGCAGGCGTAACATTGAAGTCATGTGGCTGCTTGAATCGCTAGCTCCAGATCACAACACCATCAGCAATTTCAGAAAAGATAATGCAAAGGCTATTAAAAAAGTGTTCTTTGCTACCGTACAAATTGCACGTAATTTTGGGCTTATAGGCGCTACACTTATAGCTGGAGACAGTACTAAGTTTAGAGCTCAGAATAGTAAGAAAAACAATTTTAATAAGAAGAAAATACAGCGTCACATAGATTATATTGACAATAAATTAGAGCAGTACAATAAAGCTCTTGAGCAAAGTGATAGTGAAAATGAAAAAGAGAAAATTAAGAAAGATATTGATAAACATCAAGGTCGCAGAAAAGAATACGAAAAACTAAATGCACAGTTGAAGGCTTCAGAAGAACCACAAATTTCTACCTCTGATCCCGATATCAAGCATTTAATTGTGCGTAACAATATTACTGAAGTTGCTTACTGTGTACAATCTACTGTAGACGCAGATCACAATATTCCGTTCGACTACTTGGTTACCAATAAAAACGACTCCAAGGCTATGGGACAGATGTTACAAAGAGCTAAAACTATTTTAGGAACGAACACCTTTACGGTGCTCTATGACAAAGGATATCATACGGGAAGTGAATTTAAAACTGCTAATAAACTGGGTATTAAAACCCTTGTTGCTATTCCTGGAATAGGAAGAGCATCGCAAGCTCCAGATCCTAACTATAACTCAGAACATTTTAAGTATAACAAAGAAAACGACACCTATACTTGCCCGGAAGGAAACATACTTAAAAGTAATGGCAGCACTTATAAAGGGCGTAATTATCGTTTCAAACAATATAAAACAAACAAATGTAAAGCTTGCCCCGCAAGAGCATTATGCACCACGTCTAAAGTAAATGGAAAAGTAGTACAGCGCAGTGAATTCCATAAATATATTGAAGCCAACGCAAAGAGCGTATTACAAAATCCTGATGCTTATAAAAAACGCCAAGCCATTGTAGAGCATCCATACGGAACCATAAAACGCCAGTGGAGTTTTGATCATATTATGACTAAAAAAACGATACAACGTGCTAGTGCAGATGTAGGGTTTATGTTTATTGCCTATAACTTAAAAAGAATTTGGAATATCATTAGAAAAACAAATACACCTCGTGTTCAAGCTCACAGGTCTTTAATTAGGCTTTTTACAGCTATTCTAACAAGTTTTGAAGAACCCTAG